A single Bacillus sp. OxB-1 DNA region contains:
- a CDS encoding sugar phosphate isomerase/epimerase family protein — translation MRHSISTYTLFSEPIDEAIDRLIADGWKSIELMGEGAHHGRLLFDMDPARLMEISDRAKDKGVSFGLHLPIIGFNPALADEETEAVWQLCLPVIENLNVKYVLLHPGENPSVEAGIESTARFALKMLEDLPAKTDLVVENIPAMENGIGVSIDQLISILHKINDRRARMMLDTGHCYLNEREHFLTECEKAIPYLYGLHINDNHGEHDDHLQIGEGMIPFERLLPLLKEKEVEYVLETNTVARAEHSKREIMKFIQDDESGDN, via the coding sequence GTGCGTCATTCCATTTCAACGTATACTTTATTTTCTGAACCGATCGACGAAGCGATTGACCGGTTAATCGCCGACGGGTGGAAATCGATAGAATTAATGGGGGAAGGAGCGCATCATGGTCGACTTTTATTCGACATGGATCCAGCGCGGTTAATGGAAATTTCAGATCGCGCGAAAGACAAGGGAGTTTCGTTTGGTCTTCATTTGCCGATTATCGGATTTAATCCAGCTTTGGCTGATGAAGAAACCGAAGCCGTTTGGCAACTGTGTTTACCCGTCATTGAAAACTTGAACGTGAAGTATGTGTTATTGCATCCGGGAGAAAATCCATCGGTTGAAGCTGGCATAGAATCGACAGCGCGGTTCGCTCTAAAAATGCTGGAAGATTTGCCTGCCAAAACGGATCTTGTCGTTGAAAATATACCCGCCATGGAAAATGGAATTGGCGTTTCCATCGATCAGCTCATTTCCATCCTTCATAAAATAAATGACCGTCGTGCCCGGATGATGCTGGATACGGGGCATTGTTATCTGAATGAGCGTGAACATTTTTTAACTGAATGTGAAAAGGCCATTCCGTACTTATACGGCTTACATATCAATGACAATCACGGAGAACATGACGATCATTTGCAAATTGGGGAAGGAATGATTCCATTCGAGCGATTGTTACCGCTATTGAAAGAAAAAGAAGTGGAATATGTGTTGGAGACGAATACAGTCGCACGGGCGGAGCATTCAAAGCGTGAAATTATGAAATTCATCCAAGATGACGAGTCGGGGGATAATTGA
- a CDS encoding glycerol-3-phosphate responsive antiterminator, with translation MMKNRFEENLRTSKIIAAIKHPKSIEKAIQYKENIAAVILMTGNILTVKQYVDVLQKEGLPVIVHVEKIGGLQVDDYGIDFIANVHPFAIVTTRSNIIRKAKRKGLFVIQRIFLIDTEVYDHLLENVEHFQADIIEIMPSRVPDFLEKLSKASPIPIITGGLLTTPAHAKDALDHGAAAVTTSNTKLWKIGLSHLY, from the coding sequence ATGATGAAAAATAGATTTGAAGAGAACTTGAGGACATCGAAAATCATTGCCGCGATCAAACATCCGAAGTCGATAGAAAAGGCGATTCAGTACAAAGAGAACATTGCGGCGGTCATTTTAATGACGGGGAATATTTTAACGGTCAAACAGTACGTGGATGTGCTGCAAAAAGAAGGATTGCCCGTCATTGTGCATGTCGAGAAGATCGGCGGGCTCCAGGTGGATGATTATGGCATAGATTTTATAGCAAACGTCCATCCGTTTGCGATCGTGACGACGAGATCGAATATCATCCGAAAAGCAAAGAGAAAAGGATTGTTTGTCATCCAAAGGATCTTTCTCATCGATACAGAGGTCTACGATCATCTATTGGAAAATGTTGAACATTTCCAAGCGGATATTATTGAAATCATGCCGAGCAGAGTGCCGGATTTTTTGGAGAAGCTGTCCAAAGCTTCGCCGATTCCAATTATTACGGGTGGGTTGCTGACGACTCCCGCTCATGCAAAGGACGCGTTGGACCATGGGGCGGCTGCTGTGACAACCTCGAACACCAAGTTGTGGAAAATAGGCTTATCCCATCTTTACTAA
- a CDS encoding HAD-IIA family hydrolase gives MNIQDFDAFCFDLDGTILLGNERLPGAKKIVDQIRGYDKKVLFITNSPTQTRDACARRLNALGIKTKAAEVLTTPFVSALYFLEHYPDARVYIVGEEAIHEEFHQLSLTITENPLEATHVLVGLDRSFTYEKLNLAVMAVRNGANIIVTNPDPSCPVPGGVMADTLSIAKAIEVASGQEITDVVGKPSLFFGERMLGQLNIERERCLIIGDRLETDILLGKINQFPTCLVLTGIARKEDIETRKIYPDFIVGDLTAFWKL, from the coding sequence GTGAATATACAGGATTTTGACGCGTTTTGTTTTGATTTGGATGGAACCATCCTATTGGGGAATGAAAGATTGCCGGGAGCCAAAAAAATCGTCGATCAGATCAGGGGTTATGATAAAAAGGTATTGTTTATTACAAACTCGCCAACACAAACAAGGGACGCTTGCGCGCGAAGACTGAACGCATTAGGAATAAAAACGAAAGCAGCCGAAGTGCTGACTACGCCATTCGTTTCAGCGCTGTACTTTTTGGAGCATTATCCGGACGCTCGCGTTTATATTGTTGGAGAGGAAGCGATTCACGAGGAGTTTCATCAGCTTTCATTGACAATCACGGAGAATCCGTTGGAAGCTACCCATGTCCTAGTTGGGTTAGACCGTTCTTTCACATACGAAAAACTCAATTTGGCGGTAATGGCGGTGCGAAATGGAGCCAACATCATCGTCACCAACCCCGATCCGAGCTGTCCGGTTCCAGGCGGGGTGATGGCGGATACGTTATCCATTGCCAAGGCGATTGAGGTCGCATCGGGACAGGAAATTACCGATGTGGTCGGTAAACCTTCCCTCTTTTTCGGGGAACGGATGCTTGGACAATTAAATATCGAGAGAGAACGGTGTTTAATTATCGGAGATCGGCTGGAGACGGATATTTTATTGGGCAAGATCAACCAATTCCCGACCTGCCTCGTTTTAACCGGTATCGCAAGAAAAGAAGATATCGAGACAAGGAAAATATACCCCGATTTCATCGTAGGTGATTTGACGGCATTTTGGAAATTGTAA
- a CDS encoding DMT family transporter translates to MNRIVFFSLVVLTTFLMGSTFAIGKWGMASASPLLLIAIRFTLAGLIMAVLVKWMRKPHPVKRADWGWMAAVGFFQTTCAMGFIFLALRTVTAGETAILTFVNPLLVIVFGTVFLKVRYRLQQWIGVLFGFVGVFITMGAHLEFRVGTMFGLLSAVTWAIATLLMKTKGHQYDTWVMSAYQMLFGGLFLFLASFLLEEPFFIVQTNSILLIIWLTLAASIVQFTVWFYLLQKGNPERTSAFLFLAPFFSILSGWLILDEKLHWTIWIGGAAIFLGIFLVNWKLENRGRWKLRGIAKSVGN, encoded by the coding sequence ATGAATCGGATTGTCTTTTTTTCATTGGTCGTCTTGACGACATTTTTGATGGGATCGACGTTCGCTATCGGAAAATGGGGGATGGCGTCTGCGTCGCCGCTACTTCTCATCGCCATCCGGTTTACGTTAGCGGGATTGATCATGGCGGTGTTGGTGAAATGGATGCGCAAACCGCATCCGGTGAAACGGGCGGACTGGGGGTGGATGGCCGCCGTCGGATTTTTTCAGACGACGTGCGCGATGGGGTTCATCTTTCTCGCACTGCGCACGGTGACAGCGGGGGAAACGGCGATTTTAACTTTTGTCAATCCGTTGCTCGTCATCGTCTTCGGAACGGTTTTCCTGAAAGTCCGTTACCGGCTGCAACAATGGATCGGCGTGCTATTCGGTTTCGTCGGAGTCTTCATCACGATGGGCGCGCACTTGGAATTTCGCGTCGGCACGATGTTCGGACTGCTCTCCGCCGTCACATGGGCAATTGCCACATTGCTTATGAAAACGAAAGGGCATCAGTATGACACATGGGTTATGAGCGCTTACCAGATGTTGTTCGGAGGGCTTTTTCTGTTCCTCGCAAGCTTCCTGCTCGAGGAGCCGTTTTTCATTGTCCAGACGAACTCAATCCTTCTTATCATCTGGCTGACGTTGGCGGCATCGATCGTGCAATTCACGGTCTGGTTTTATTTGCTCCAGAAGGGGAATCCGGAGCGGACAAGCGCATTTTTGTTTCTGGCACCGTTTTTCAGCATCCTGTCCGGCTGGCTCATTTTGGATGAAAAGCTGCATTGGACAATTTGGATCGGGGGAGCCGCTATTTTCCTAGGGATCTTCCTTGTCAATTGGAAGCTCGAAAACCGCGGTAGGTGGAAATTACGGGGCATCGCAAAGAGCGTGGGAAATTGA
- a CDS encoding PaaI family thioesterase — MVELKKVDLMEVVREGATPPNCDLTLQIETTYAEEGVSRGVWTVDEKFINGNGVSMGGYLASAADIMMAYAVVSKLQPHQTFASIDLHTTFHRPVFPGQVDVEARVERLGRTVAYVVAELSQNGKKVGDVVSSVMILEK, encoded by the coding sequence ATGGTAGAATTGAAAAAAGTGGATTTGATGGAAGTCGTGCGGGAAGGAGCGACACCGCCGAATTGCGATTTGACGCTGCAGATAGAAACGACGTACGCGGAAGAAGGGGTCTCCCGCGGCGTTTGGACGGTGGACGAGAAATTCATCAACGGAAATGGTGTCTCGATGGGGGGCTATTTGGCATCCGCGGCGGACATCATGATGGCGTACGCGGTCGTCTCAAAACTGCAGCCGCATCAGACATTCGCGTCCATCGACTTACATACGACGTTCCATCGGCCGGTGTTCCCGGGGCAGGTGGATGTAGAAGCACGGGTGGAGCGCCTGGGCCGGACGGTTGCCTACGTCGTCGCGGAATTGTCCCAAAACGGGAAAAAAGTGGGGGATGTCGTTTCATCCGTCATGATTTTGGAAAAATGA
- a CDS encoding carbohydrate ABC transporter permease, which translates to MRRSKLVKENATAWLFLLPSLIFLIMFTLYPIVKTTYMSFFREDLSTVEPIYIGLDNFKMMLEDEVFRKAFMNNLWFAIGTVPTSVFLGLLLAILVNRTMKGNGLARTFFFYPVIIPMVTAAFIWLFFYTPEYGMINQLLKIFGAGELNLLGNSSTALIAIMVMVIWKEAGFFMIFYLAALQNIPKELIEASHIDGASKWVQFRRIVFPLLMPTTLFSFIIAMTNAFKTVDQLVVMTQGGPNNASNLLLYYIYESTFRFMDYGKASTVTVIVLVIMLVIAAVQFFGTDRKIHYS; encoded by the coding sequence TTGAGAAGAAGCAAACTAGTGAAAGAAAATGCGACAGCTTGGCTTTTTCTCCTTCCGTCCCTCATTTTCCTCATCATGTTCACGCTGTATCCGATTGTAAAAACCACCTATATGAGTTTTTTTCGGGAGGATTTATCTACAGTGGAACCGATCTATATCGGTTTGGATAATTTTAAGATGATGCTGGAAGACGAGGTGTTCCGGAAGGCATTCATGAACAATCTCTGGTTTGCAATCGGGACGGTGCCGACAAGTGTTTTTTTAGGACTGCTGCTTGCGATTTTGGTGAATCGGACGATGAAAGGGAATGGTCTTGCTAGAACGTTCTTCTTTTATCCGGTCATCATTCCAATGGTGACGGCCGCGTTTATTTGGTTATTTTTCTATACTCCGGAATACGGGATGATCAACCAACTGTTGAAAATATTCGGTGCCGGGGAACTGAATTTGTTGGGGAATTCGAGTACAGCGCTCATCGCGATTATGGTCATGGTGATTTGGAAAGAGGCGGGGTTTTTCATGATATTTTACTTGGCTGCCTTGCAAAATATCCCGAAGGAATTAATCGAAGCGTCTCATATAGACGGAGCTTCCAAATGGGTTCAATTTCGAAGAATCGTCTTTCCGCTGCTGATGCCGACGACGTTATTTTCTTTCATTATTGCGATGACGAATGCTTTTAAAACAGTTGACCAGCTTGTAGTGATGACGCAAGGTGGTCCGAACAACGCCAGTAATCTCCTGCTCTATTACATCTACGAAAGTACATTCCGTTTTATGGATTACGGAAAGGCGTCGACCGTCACTGTAATTGTCTTAGTCATCATGCTAGTCATCGCTGCCGTACAGTTTTTTGGAACGGATCGGAAAATCCACTACAGTTAA
- a CDS encoding carboxymuconolactone decarboxylase family protein — translation MGESRLDKGLETIRHYVNEEEANRMMTADALKELAPDLRRFIVEFAYGEIYSRPGLDKQQRQLVTIASLVTQGAEPQIATHIKRGLAVGLTRTEIVEGILQLIPYTGFPRVQNALMIAKKIYSEIDSE, via the coding sequence ATGGGGGAATCCCGTTTGGACAAAGGATTGGAAACGATCCGGCACTATGTGAATGAAGAAGAGGCAAATCGCATGATGACGGCGGATGCGTTGAAAGAGCTCGCACCGGATCTGCGTCGGTTCATCGTGGAATTTGCTTACGGAGAGATTTACTCACGTCCCGGACTGGACAAGCAGCAGCGACAGCTCGTAACCATCGCATCGCTCGTCACGCAAGGCGCGGAGCCGCAAATCGCGACCCATATCAAGCGCGGTTTGGCGGTCGGACTGACCCGGACGGAAATCGTGGAAGGCATCCTACAGCTTATTCCGTACACTGGATTTCCGCGCGTGCAAAATGCGCTGATGATCGCAAAAAAAATCTATTCCGAAATCGATTCGGAATAG
- a CDS encoding ABC transporter ATP-binding protein: MSKIQLNHVRKRYSKSEEYSVKDFHLDIEEKEFIVLVGPSGCGKSTTLRMIAGLEEITDGDLFMDGKRVNDWEPKDRDIAMVFQNYALYPHMSVFENMAFGLRIQKVPKGEVTKKVENAAQILGLTELLKRKPNELSGGQRQRVALGRAIVRNSSIFLMDEPLSNLDAKLRGQMRTEIIRLHRQLGTTTIYVTHDQTEAMTMATRIVIMKDGVIQQIGTPSHVYRAPENMFVASFIGLPGMNFLEGEIREQRFFIGSSDQASYHFSENQQVLVKQNGNRPLLVGIRPESISIHPEETPFKGTVEVIEVNGAEMLVHTRLGNQQIVIKCPADDAVHVGDEIHMKFLEEAVHLFDRETEKRLRMES; encoded by the coding sequence ATGTCAAAAATTCAACTGAATCATGTACGTAAAAGGTATTCGAAAAGCGAAGAGTATTCCGTAAAAGATTTCCATTTGGATATTGAAGAAAAAGAATTTATTGTCCTTGTTGGTCCTTCGGGTTGCGGGAAATCGACAACTCTCAGGATGATTGCGGGGCTGGAAGAAATAACGGATGGAGATTTATTCATGGATGGGAAAAGGGTGAATGATTGGGAACCGAAAGACCGGGACATCGCGATGGTTTTCCAAAACTATGCCCTCTATCCGCATATGTCCGTGTTTGAAAATATGGCTTTCGGCTTGAGAATTCAGAAGGTCCCTAAAGGTGAAGTGACAAAAAAGGTGGAAAATGCCGCACAAATTCTTGGTTTGACTGAATTATTGAAAAGGAAGCCGAATGAGCTCTCCGGCGGACAAAGGCAGAGGGTTGCCTTAGGCAGGGCGATCGTCCGGAATTCCAGCATTTTTTTAATGGATGAGCCTTTATCTAATTTAGATGCCAAATTGCGCGGCCAGATGAGGACGGAGATCATTAGATTACATCGTCAGCTAGGCACCACTACCATTTATGTGACGCATGATCAAACGGAAGCGATGACGATGGCAACGAGGATCGTCATTATGAAAGACGGAGTGATCCAGCAAATCGGCACCCCTTCCCATGTATACCGAGCGCCGGAAAATATGTTTGTCGCAAGTTTCATCGGGTTGCCGGGTATGAATTTCTTGGAGGGGGAAATTCGCGAACAGCGGTTTTTCATCGGTTCCAGCGATCAAGCGAGCTATCATTTTTCGGAGAATCAACAAGTTCTTGTGAAGCAAAATGGAAACAGACCATTACTTGTCGGGATCAGACCTGAAAGTATTTCGATTCATCCAGAAGAAACGCCGTTTAAGGGAACGGTGGAAGTCATTGAAGTGAATGGGGCGGAAATGCTAGTACATACACGGCTGGGGAATCAGCAGATCGTCATTAAATGCCCTGCCGATGACGCGGTGCATGTGGGGGACGAAATTCATATGAAGTTTTTAGAAGAGGCCGTTCATCTGTTTGATCGGGAAACGGAAAAACGGCTCAGAATGGAATCGTAG
- a CDS encoding carbohydrate ABC transporter permease: MNRLINISTYALALLWALPLFGITYMAFEDTKAKGFSLTFRNVVEAWNSAPFAQYYLNTILIVIGVLIVQLVTMTLAAYAFARMSFVGQGIVFLLYLVQIMIPIELLIYPTSNTIAKLGLYDTKWAIMMPYFISAFGIFLLRQTFKGIPYELEEAAKMEGCNRLQTIWHVYMPLAKPTYIAFGLISVCHQWSNFLWPLIVTDSDHHRPLTVGLSMFAKASDSGAQWGVVGAATLFVIFPLLLAFFIFQKQFISSFMHSGIK, from the coding sequence TTGAACAGGCTCATTAATATTTCAACGTATGCATTAGCCCTTCTTTGGGCGCTTCCACTGTTTGGAATCACCTATATGGCGTTTGAAGATACAAAAGCGAAAGGGTTCTCCCTGACATTCCGTAATGTTGTCGAGGCTTGGAACTCTGCCCCTTTTGCTCAATATTATTTGAATACGATCCTCATTGTCATTGGGGTTTTAATTGTCCAGCTCGTCACGATGACACTGGCGGCATATGCTTTTGCGCGGATGAGTTTTGTTGGTCAAGGCATTGTGTTTCTTCTCTATCTTGTTCAAATTATGATTCCAATCGAATTATTAATTTATCCGACCTCGAATACGATCGCCAAATTAGGGTTGTACGATACGAAATGGGCTATTATGATGCCCTATTTCATATCAGCTTTCGGCATTTTTTTATTAAGGCAAACGTTTAAAGGGATTCCGTATGAGCTGGAAGAGGCGGCCAAGATGGAAGGGTGCAATCGGCTCCAAACGATTTGGCATGTCTATATGCCTTTGGCTAAACCGACCTATATCGCGTTCGGATTGATATCCGTCTGTCACCAATGGAGCAATTTTTTATGGCCGCTTATCGTAACGGATTCCGATCACCATCGCCCCTTGACAGTTGGGCTTTCGATGTTTGCCAAAGCTTCGGATTCAGGAGCGCAATGGGGTGTGGTCGGGGCTGCCACGTTATTTGTCATTTTCCCATTACTGCTGGCATTCTTTATTTTTCAAAAGCAATTTATTTCAAGTTTTATGCATTCAGGCATTAAGTAA
- a CDS encoding methyl-accepting chemotaxis protein: MKGNLRSLIEDVNDNTLQVTAAAQQLAASTEEVSRASHEVTANTEQISSGIQVSAKAAQESSVAMEETATGVQRIAESVQTLIVEAQSMEQLAATSETSVKEAKDQMDRIFESSNETNQLIKQLSRQVSEIETITQVITDITEQTNLLALNAAIEAARAGEHGKGFAVVADEVRKLAEQSKTSASEIVNLIGEIQQDAQQVEQSVAGSMENVEQGVQVIDDAAHAFHNIIVAVQSMGGQIMDISSATEEISASAEEVSASIQEIASQATVVSSQTEQNTAAVEEQMASLEEINSVSYELDRQAVKLQQMIQRFQV; encoded by the coding sequence ATGAAAGGAAATTTACGGAGTCTGATCGAGGATGTCAATGACAATACATTGCAAGTGACAGCCGCGGCGCAACAGTTGGCGGCGAGCACGGAAGAAGTGTCCCGCGCTTCCCATGAAGTGACCGCCAATACGGAACAGATCTCATCCGGCATCCAAGTTTCTGCGAAAGCCGCACAGGAAAGTTCCGTGGCGATGGAAGAGACGGCAACGGGCGTCCAGCGCATCGCGGAATCCGTACAGACGCTGATCGTGGAAGCGCAAAGTATGGAACAGCTGGCCGCAACGAGTGAAACGTCGGTCAAAGAGGCAAAAGATCAAATGGACCGCATCTTCGAGTCCTCAAACGAAACGAATCAATTGATTAAACAGTTAAGCCGTCAAGTTTCTGAAATAGAAACGATTACACAAGTCATTACCGACATTACCGAACAGACGAATCTCCTGGCTCTCAACGCAGCGATTGAGGCGGCACGCGCGGGCGAACACGGCAAAGGATTCGCCGTCGTAGCAGACGAGGTCCGGAAATTGGCGGAGCAATCCAAAACGTCTGCCAGTGAAATCGTGAATTTGATTGGTGAAATCCAACAGGATGCACAACAAGTGGAGCAGTCTGTCGCGGGGAGCATGGAAAACGTCGAACAAGGCGTCCAAGTGATCGACGACGCGGCTCACGCGTTCCACAATATCATCGTTGCTGTTCAATCGATGGGCGGACAAATTATGGACATCTCATCCGCCACAGAGGAAATTTCAGCGAGCGCGGAGGAAGTATCCGCCTCCATCCAGGAAATTGCCTCGCAAGCAACAGTCGTATCATCGCAGACTGAACAAAACACGGCAGCTGTCGAGGAACAGATGGCCTCACTCGAAGAGATCAATTCCGTCAGTTACGAACTTGACAGGCAAGCGGTGAAACTGCAACAGATGATCCAGCGTTTCCAAGTGTGA
- a CDS encoding ABC transporter substrate-binding protein has product MKKSPLIAAILLLVMSVLAACNTKSGDAGNAAEGNDETIDLTWYYPVNVGGEITKVIDNYTEDFNKEGIEVNGKKVTVTPVYSGNYDETMTKVQTAVKNGKAPDLAVLLSVDLFQIKDSILALDEMIAADSDAQTMMDDFFPGFMLNSQAEGKTWSVPFQRSTVLLYYNKDLFKEAGLDPEAAPTSWDEVIDYGKKLTKEGQWGIELPATVSGYWIYQALALQNGQQNLMSDDGKEVYFNSEAAKGALQYWVDLTKEHQVMPEGVLEWNTVPTDFIEGKTAMMLSTTGNLTNVKNNADFEFGIAFLPGNERFATPTGGGNFHIFKDISEERQLASFEFIKWMADPERAAEWSMNTGYIATRQSSYETPDLQAYTDSFPQALTAMEQLEIAHKEISVYEQGKIIKILSDAIQAAINGADVDETLDKAQQQAESLLQPYQ; this is encoded by the coding sequence ATGAAGAAATCTCCATTGATCGCAGCAATACTACTCCTAGTTATGAGTGTATTGGCTGCCTGTAATACGAAAAGTGGCGATGCGGGCAATGCGGCAGAGGGGAATGACGAAACAATTGATTTGACGTGGTATTACCCAGTGAATGTCGGCGGGGAAATCACGAAGGTGATTGACAACTACACCGAAGATTTCAATAAAGAAGGAATCGAAGTAAACGGTAAAAAGGTGACGGTGACACCTGTTTACAGCGGTAACTACGATGAAACGATGACCAAAGTCCAAACGGCTGTAAAAAATGGGAAAGCTCCCGATCTGGCTGTCCTCTTGTCCGTGGACCTGTTTCAAATAAAAGATTCCATTCTCGCCTTGGATGAGATGATTGCAGCGGATTCTGATGCGCAAACAATGATGGATGATTTCTTCCCGGGCTTCATGCTGAATTCGCAAGCGGAAGGGAAGACGTGGTCCGTACCATTCCAGCGCAGCACGGTGCTGCTTTATTATAACAAGGACCTATTTAAGGAAGCTGGCCTAGATCCGGAGGCGGCCCCAACATCTTGGGATGAAGTTATCGACTATGGGAAAAAGCTGACAAAGGAAGGGCAATGGGGGATTGAATTGCCTGCTACGGTGAGCGGATATTGGATTTACCAAGCATTGGCGCTGCAAAATGGTCAACAGAACTTGATGAGTGATGATGGAAAAGAAGTGTATTTCAATTCAGAAGCAGCTAAAGGTGCTCTGCAATACTGGGTCGATTTGACGAAAGAGCATCAAGTCATGCCGGAAGGCGTTTTGGAGTGGAATACAGTGCCGACCGATTTTATTGAAGGCAAGACCGCCATGATGCTCTCGACGACCGGAAACCTGACTAATGTGAAAAATAATGCGGACTTTGAATTCGGCATCGCTTTTTTACCAGGAAATGAACGCTTTGCTACGCCAACAGGAGGCGGAAACTTCCATATCTTTAAAGATATTTCGGAAGAAAGACAGCTGGCTTCTTTCGAATTCATCAAGTGGATGGCCGATCCGGAACGCGCTGCGGAGTGGAGTATGAACACCGGCTATATCGCCACTCGTCAATCAAGCTATGAAACACCTGACCTACAGGCTTACACGGATTCATTTCCACAAGCGCTGACTGCAATGGAACAATTGGAGATTGCCCATAAGGAAATTTCCGTTTATGAACAAGGAAAGATCATCAAAATCTTATCGGATGCCATCCAAGCGGCAATCAATGGCGCGGATGTAGACGAAACGTTGGATAAAGCGCAACAACAGGCGGAAAGTTTATTACAACCATATCAGTAA